TGGACTCGGTCTACCCGAAGAAACTTTCTTTGTATCCGAAAAGGTTAAATCCTTCTTTGCCGAACGTAAGCAGGCGCTCGCCTCCAGATACAACGATTGGCTCGATACTTATAATGCGTGGAAGACTGCGAACTCCGACCTGGCTGCCCAGCTGGAAGGAGCCCAAGCCGACACACCTGCGGATGTGGAAGCACTGATGGCTGCCATTCCCGAAGCAGATCCTGAGAAATCTGTAGCTACACGCGTAGCAGGTGGCCATGTGATCAACGCACTTGCACCGAAGGTACCTCTACTCATCACGGGTAGTGCTGACCTATTCGGTTCAACCAAGAATTACATCAACGACGTCGGAGATTTCACTCGCGACAACCCAACCGGTCGCAATATCCGCTTCGGCATCCGCGAGCATGCCATGGGAGCGATTGTAAACGGGATTGCCTATCATGGTATCTTCACCGCCTCTGGAGCCACCTTCGCCACATTCGCGGACTACATGCGCCCCTCGCTCCGATTGGCTGCCTTGTCAAAGCTCCACAATTTCCAGATCTTCACCCACGACTCGGTGGCTGTTGGACAAGACGGTCCGACCCACCAACCCGTAGAAGTTGTCAGTGCTGTTCGCCTGATCCCTGGCATGGACGTCATTCGCCCCGCAGATCCTGAAGAAACAGCCGGTGCCTTTGTGGCCGCCCTCGAAAGACAGGACGGTCCAACTTCACTGGCACTCTCACGCCAAGGCGTGCCAACCCTCAACCACATTCCCGTCGAAGTCCGTCGTCAGGGTGTTCTGAAAGGTGCTTATATTGCCCGCAAGGAGATCGGTGAGCTCAACATGATCCTGATGAGTAATGGAGCTGAATTACAACACGCCCTGGCCGCAGCAGAAGAGCTCGGCATCGGCGTACGTGTAGTATCCATGCCTTGTTTCGAACGTTTCGAACGCCAGAGTGCCGAGTATCGCGAATCCATCCTTCCGGCTGCTTGCAGAAAGCGTGTAGCTATTGAAGCCGGAGTGAGCGACGTGTGGCACAAATACGTAGGCCTCGATGGAAAGATCGTGGGGATTGACCGCTTTGGCCTCTCGGCAGATGGCGGAATCGTCCTCAAAGAGTTGGGAATCAGCGCCGAAAGCGTGATTGCAGCCGCCCAATCTTTGTAGTCTAGATCATATTTATCGGAACCCGGTCTTCCGAGGCCGGGTTTTTTTATACCCAACTTGTTAGCCAGTGAAATCGTTTACCCTATTTGTTCTCCTGGCGCTTAGCCTGTGCACCACGCAGGCAAAAACGCTATTGATCGGAACAATCCAGGGAACTGATCATCATTCCTCCTACGCAGGAAAAACTGTCACGACAGAGGGAATCGTTACCAGGGTCTACAACAACGGATTTATTATCGAATCCAAGTCTCCGGACAATAGCCCTGAAACCTCAGAAGCCATCTATATTTACCAGAAGGACACCGAGGTATCAGTCGGGAACGAGCTCGAAGTCACCGGGAAGGTAGAGGAATACATTCCGGGAGGCGAAGAAAGCTATAACCTTTCGCTGACACAGATTCGTCTCGATAAATTGAGACGACTCAATGCCCAAGCGACTCTTCCAAAACCAGTAGTCCTGAATTACCTACTCGCGGCGTTTCCTCAAACGATTAAGAACCCCGGCTCCCATTTTGATACCTCCCTCAATGCGATGGATCTTTGGGAAAGCGTGGAGCACATGCGAGTCGTAGTGATGGATGCATCCGTCATCGGACCGAAAACCAAATACGGAGAAATCACGGTACGTGTTCCGCAAAGTGATATTGAACCTTCTACTCCAAGAGGAGGTGTAAAACTCACGGGCTATGATGCAAACGTGGCTCGTATCCCACTGATCCTGACACAAGAAAACCTGCAGGATTACAATACCGGTGATCTGATTCCTGAAACCATCCACGGTAATGTAACTTACTCGTATGGAAATTATAAGGTGGGCGTCTCCAAAGCTCTCTCGGCACCCAAACCAGGCGAACAAACGCAATCGCCCAAGCACACGAAACTACCCGATACCGCTTTCAATTTCGCTTCCTTCAACGTGGAGAACCTTTACCTGGATTTACCCGACGAAAAGTTTGAAGGCTTGGCCAAAATCATTGTCGAGTCTCTACACGCGCCAAAGATGCTTGGACTACAGGAAGTGCAAGACAACTCCGGTCCCACCAACGATAAGACCGTGGATGCCTCCAAAGTGTTGAAGAAGCTGATTCGATTCATCGAGAAAGCGGGAGGCCCCAAGTATAACTTCCTACAGATCAGCCCAGAGAACAACGCCGATGGTGGTTGGCCCGGAGCGAACATCCGAAACGCATACCTTTATCAGGAGGACGTTACCCTCGGTCAAAGCTACTACTTACAACACCCAGGCTTTGACAAGAGTGATGAGACCGGATTCAGCGGAACTCGTAAACCGTTGGTCGCTTTTACGACCTATGAGGATGAGAAATTCATCTTCATAAATTGCCACCTGAAAAGTAAAGGGGGAGACAGTTCGACTTACGGCTCTCTCCGCCCGGCCTTACGCTTTTCCGAAGCACAGAGAATCGTACAGACCAGAGCTATCAGAAAACATGTCGATCAACTGCAGAAGAATCATACGGAAGCCAGCATTCTAGTCTTGGGCGACATGAACGACTTTGAGTTTTCACCAGCCCTTCAGATTCTGACTGAAAACCAAGGCCTGACCAATCTGATTGATCAAGCACCCTTGAACCAACGGTATACTTACATTTTCCAAGGCTACTCCCAGGTCCTCGACCACATTCTGGTTTCACCTAGCTTGGCACCTCGGCTGGAAGTAGAGATAATACACGTCAATTCCGACCTTAGCGAAGGCCTTCGCTCCAGCGATCACGATCCGGTGTTGGCATGGATCAAATAGTTCCAAACTGAAGGGATAATTTCCTTGTCGCAGGCGATTTCGTTCCTTGGAATTTCATTCCTTGGTTTATACCCACCGCCAAGATCCCAAATCCTATTTATCCTTTTATTCTAACGATACCGCGCTTGGTATCATTTAGCTAATGGCTGAACCCGTTTACGACGAAAAGTCGATTAAGTCGCTGGATTGGCGAGAGCATATTCGCCTTCGTCCCGGTATGTATATCGGAAATGTTTCCGGTAAAGGCACATCAGCAGACGAAGGGCTGTACGTCCTCATCAAAGAAGTCGCCGACAATTGCCTCGACGAATACATGATGGGCTATGGCAAGCGCATTGAGATCAAACTCAAAAACGATGTGGTCCGGATTCGTGATTACGGTCGTGGAATTCCGCTCGGAAAAGTGGTTGAGTGCGTGAGCAAAATCAACACCGGTGGTAAGTATGATTCGGATGCGTTCCAAAAATCCATTGGCTTAAACGGCGTTGGTACCAAGGCCGTCAATGCGCTGTCTGAGACTTTCAAGGTGGAATCGTTTCGCGACGGAAAAACGGTCAGCGCCGAGTTCGAACAAGGAAACCTGGTTAAACAGGACAAGAAGCCAAAAGCTAGCGGAGAAAAGCCAGGCACCCTGGTCACCTTTGTTCCTGACAAAGAGATCTTCGGTGAATTCACCTTCCGCAAAGAGTATATTGAAAAGCTGCTTTGGAACTATGCCTATCTGAATACCGGCCTGACTCTGGTTTTCAATGGCGAGCGGTATCACTCGAAGAATGGACTCCATGATCTCTTGACGGAAAACCTCGAGTCGGATCCCAACTACCCGATCATCCATTTCAAGGAAGAGGATATCGAAATCGCCTTCACCCACACCAACCAGTATGGTGAAGAATATTTTTCGTTCGTAAATGGTCAGCACACCACACTGGGCGGCACACACGAGGCGGCTTTCAGACAAGCTCTGGTGGAAACCCTTCGAGGCTTTTTCAAAAAGGATTTCCACGTATCCGACATTCGAAGTGGCATCGTAGGCGCAGTAGCCGTCCGGGTGCAGGAACCTACTTTTGAAAGTCAGACCAAGGTCAAATTGGGCAGTGACAGCTTCGGCCCCAAGGGGCCAAGTATCCGCCAAGGGCTCACCAATTTCCTGAAGAAAGAGCTGGATAATTTTCTCCACAAAAATCCGAAGGCTGCTGAGGCGATTAAGAAACGTATTCTCCAAGCTGAGCGGGAACGAACTGAGCTCAGGGGAATCCAAAAGATTGCCAAGGAACGCGCCAAGAAGGCGAAGGTGGTTAACAAGAAGCTCCGTGACTGTAAGTTGCACTTCAACACCAAGCACAAGGATGCCGGGAAAAGCTCTGTCTTCGTTACCGAAGGTGATTCAGCGTCTGGATCTATTACCAAGTCCCGCGATCCATTGACCCAAGCGGTATTTTCGTTGCGTGGAAAGCCACTCAACACCTATGGCATGCGCCGTAAGGTCATCTATGAGAATGAAGAATTTTATTTGCTGCAGAACGCATTGGATATTGAGGACGGTCTCGACAACCTGCGTTACAACAAAATCATACTCGCGACGGATGCCGATGTAGACGGATTCCATATCCGGATTTTGTTGATGTGCTACTTCCTCCAGTTTTTTCCAGAACTCGTTCGACGTGGTCATCTCTACATTTTGCAGACGCCCTTGTTCCGCGTGCGAAACAAAAAGGCTACCGTCTACTGCTACTCCGATGAAGAGAAGCAACAGGCCATGGAAACCTTAACTGGTAAAGTGGAAATCACTCGTTTCAAGGGATTGGGTGAAATTTCTCCCAATGAATTTAAACAATTTATCAGCGAACACATGCGCCTCGAGCCTGTGCTAATTGGCAAGAACTCTCACCTGGCAGATATGCTCAAGTTCTACATGGGCAAGAACACTCCCGAGAGAAAAGACTTTATTGTCAAAAACTTGGTCATAGAAGAGCCCATCAATGAGAGCGCAACCGACGAAAAGACAGAAGCGCTGACCGCCTAACAAGCCATGGCTCAAGATTCTACATCGAACGCGGACCTGGAGAAGGTCTCCGACCTCTATAAAAAATACTACCTCGAATACGCCTCCTACGTCATTCTTGACCGGGCAGTGCCGTCTATACTCGATGGTCTCAAACCAGTGCAACGTCGCATCTTGACGACCATGTTCAAGATGAATGATGGGCGCTTTCACAAGGTAGCCAGCATTGTGGGTGAGACGATGAAACTGCACCCTCACGGCGATTCTGCAATTACGGATGCACTGGTGCAAATCGCGCAACGTGATCTGCTCATCGAAATGCAAGGGAACTTTGGAGATCCCGTAACCGGTGACCGGGCAGCTGCCAGTCGCTACATTGAAGCACGCCTCTCTAAGTTTGCCCTGGAAGTACTTTTCAATCCGAAGACGACAGAATTTCAGGATTCTTATGACGGTCGGGCAAAAGAGCCCATCGTGTTACCTGCCAAATTTCCATTGGCTCTGTCTTCTGGCATTGAAGGGATCGCAGTTGGGCTCGCCTGTAAGATACTTCCACATAATTTCATCGAGCTGATTGACGCCTCAATCGCCGCACTCAAGAAACAAGGCTTCGAATTGTATCCAGATTTCCCTACAGGCGGAATTGCAGACGTCTCGGAATACAACGATGGCCTCCGAGGAGGAAGAATTAAAGTACGGGCAAAGTTTGAAATCCTGAAACGCCGGCAAATAGCGATTCGGGAAATCCCCTTTGGGACGACGACCGCCTCACTCATTGATTCCATTGTTAATGCACGCGATAAGGGGAAAATCAAATTTGATCGGATCGAAGATCACACAGCAGAGAATGTGGAGATACTCATCTCTCTGTCTTCCGGTATTAAGCCAGAGAACATGATCAATGCGCTCTACGCGTTTACTGACTGTGAAAACTCCCTCGCTCCAAATTCCAGTATCATTGAAAACCAACGGCCTGAGTTCCTTCCAGTCACCGAACTCTTAAGACGATCAGCCAAACGCACCCGAGCTCTTCTCAAACTTGAGCTCGAAATCGAGTTAGCTGAACTGGAAGAAAAATGGCACTTTAGCAGCCTGGAAAAAATCTTTATTGAGAACCGCATCTACCGCGACATCGAGAAATGCACGACCTGGGAAAGCATTATCGAAACCATTCACAAAGGCTTAAAGCCTTACCTGCACTTGTTGCGCAGAGAAGTGACTGACGATGACGTTGCACGCTTGACTGAAATTAAGATCAAGCGAATCTCGCGCTTCGACGCCTTCCGTGCCGACGAGTATATCAAAGGTTTGGAAGATCGCATGAAAGAGGTTAAAAAGAACCTCCGCTATCTCACCAAATTCACGGTTAAGTTTTACGAAGATCTCAAAAAGAAATACGGTGAAGGTCGTGAACGCAAAACAGAGCTGGCGAGCTTTGAAAAGGTGGTCGCTACC
This genomic stretch from Opitutia bacterium ISCC 52 harbors:
- a CDS encoding endonuclease/exonuclease/phosphatase family protein, which codes for MKSFTLFVLLALSLCTTQAKTLLIGTIQGTDHHSSYAGKTVTTEGIVTRVYNNGFIIESKSPDNSPETSEAIYIYQKDTEVSVGNELEVTGKVEEYIPGGEESYNLSLTQIRLDKLRRLNAQATLPKPVVLNYLLAAFPQTIKNPGSHFDTSLNAMDLWESVEHMRVVVMDASVIGPKTKYGEITVRVPQSDIEPSTPRGGVKLTGYDANVARIPLILTQENLQDYNTGDLIPETIHGNVTYSYGNYKVGVSKALSAPKPGEQTQSPKHTKLPDTAFNFASFNVENLYLDLPDEKFEGLAKIIVESLHAPKMLGLQEVQDNSGPTNDKTVDASKVLKKLIRFIEKAGGPKYNFLQISPENNADGGWPGANIRNAYLYQEDVTLGQSYYLQHPGFDKSDETGFSGTRKPLVAFTTYEDEKFIFINCHLKSKGGDSSTYGSLRPALRFSEAQRIVQTRAIRKHVDQLQKNHTEASILVLGDMNDFEFSPALQILTENQGLTNLIDQAPLNQRYTYIFQGYSQVLDHILVSPSLAPRLEVEIIHVNSDLSEGLRSSDHDPVLAWIK
- the tkt gene encoding transketolase — its product is MNKDVLSEAATIARGLAIDAITACKSGHLGLPLGAAEVGAVLFGDSLSMNPRNPNWINRDRFILSAGHGSMFLYSWLHLSGYDVSLDDVKNFRALHSKTPGHPEFGETPGVECTTGPLGQGIGNAVGMAVATKMAAAKFNTEDHTIIDNHIVCLAGDGCFQEGIAAEASSFAGHFRLDNLILIYDSNDVTLDAAADATQSEDTAKRYEAYNWDVETVDGHDMDAIQAAMTKAKGNRNGKPKLIIARTLIGKGIDQVAGTAAAHGEGGIKFSVESRAGLGLPEETFFVSEKVKSFFAERKQALASRYNDWLDTYNAWKTANSDLAAQLEGAQADTPADVEALMAAIPEADPEKSVATRVAGGHVINALAPKVPLLITGSADLFGSTKNYINDVGDFTRDNPTGRNIRFGIREHAMGAIVNGIAYHGIFTASGATFATFADYMRPSLRLAALSKLHNFQIFTHDSVAVGQDGPTHQPVEVVSAVRLIPGMDVIRPADPEETAGAFVAALERQDGPTSLALSRQGVPTLNHIPVEVRRQGVLKGAYIARKEIGELNMILMSNGAELQHALAAAEELGIGVRVVSMPCFERFERQSAEYRESILPAACRKRVAIEAGVSDVWHKYVGLDGKIVGIDRFGLSADGGIVLKELGISAESVIAAAQSL
- a CDS encoding DNA gyrase/topoisomerase IV subunit A, which gives rise to MAQDSTSNADLEKVSDLYKKYYLEYASYVILDRAVPSILDGLKPVQRRILTTMFKMNDGRFHKVASIVGETMKLHPHGDSAITDALVQIAQRDLLIEMQGNFGDPVTGDRAAASRYIEARLSKFALEVLFNPKTTEFQDSYDGRAKEPIVLPAKFPLALSSGIEGIAVGLACKILPHNFIELIDASIAALKKQGFELYPDFPTGGIADVSEYNDGLRGGRIKVRAKFEILKRRQIAIREIPFGTTTASLIDSIVNARDKGKIKFDRIEDHTAENVEILISLSSGIKPENMINALYAFTDCENSLAPNSSIIENQRPEFLPVTELLRRSAKRTRALLKLELEIELAELEEKWHFSSLEKIFIENRIYRDIEKCTTWESIIETIHKGLKPYLHLLRREVTDDDVARLTEIKIKRISRFDAFRADEYIKGLEDRMKEVKKNLRYLTKFTVKFYEDLKKKYGEGRERKTELASFEKVVATKVAVASETLYVNRKDGFIGTSMKKDESLFKCSSLDDIIVFTRDGNMKVVKVADKVFVGKDVIHAAVFSKEDKSIYSMMYRDGKRGNVYAKRFRIGGVTRDKDYPLTKGSAGSRVFFFSVDKTEEESPFVKVYHKPIPRLRKLEIPFNFAEFAIKSRGSQGNIITKNIVQRVARATTDEEEAEESFDPEAEQKTLDLGG
- a CDS encoding type IIA DNA topoisomerase subunit B, coding for MAEPVYDEKSIKSLDWREHIRLRPGMYIGNVSGKGTSADEGLYVLIKEVADNCLDEYMMGYGKRIEIKLKNDVVRIRDYGRGIPLGKVVECVSKINTGGKYDSDAFQKSIGLNGVGTKAVNALSETFKVESFRDGKTVSAEFEQGNLVKQDKKPKASGEKPGTLVTFVPDKEIFGEFTFRKEYIEKLLWNYAYLNTGLTLVFNGERYHSKNGLHDLLTENLESDPNYPIIHFKEEDIEIAFTHTNQYGEEYFSFVNGQHTTLGGTHEAAFRQALVETLRGFFKKDFHVSDIRSGIVGAVAVRVQEPTFESQTKVKLGSDSFGPKGPSIRQGLTNFLKKELDNFLHKNPKAAEAIKKRILQAERERTELRGIQKIAKERAKKAKVVNKKLRDCKLHFNTKHKDAGKSSVFVTEGDSASGSITKSRDPLTQAVFSLRGKPLNTYGMRRKVIYENEEFYLLQNALDIEDGLDNLRYNKIILATDADVDGFHIRILLMCYFLQFFPELVRRGHLYILQTPLFRVRNKKATVYCYSDEEKQQAMETLTGKVEITRFKGLGEISPNEFKQFISEHMRLEPVLIGKNSHLADMLKFYMGKNTPERKDFIVKNLVIEEPINESATDEKTEALTA